A window of the Tiliqua scincoides isolate rTilSci1 chromosome 5, rTilSci1.hap2, whole genome shotgun sequence genome harbors these coding sequences:
- the LOC136653446 gene encoding trans-1,2-dihydrobenzene-1,2-diol dehydrogenase-like, which produces MPLRWGICSAGKISHDFLVALKTLPSEDHKAVAIASRNLKNAQAYAKQHNIPKAYGSYDELAQDPDVDVVYVGVIHPEHCAVTILFLRAKKNVLCEKPMAMNAAQVREMIRAARDNDVFLMEGFWTRFFPVSDQIRTTLHQKGLGNLKVLRAQLGFRMDKTPRLLEKKLGGGVILDLGSYCVQFASMVFGAEKPESIVASGLLHDTGVDETVAIILNYSGKRQAVLNCTMMIDLPGEAIIGGTDGIIKIPDHMNSPTVMFLKGNRWEWPLPPSPEPLFFKHDIGLRYEAEHVRQCLLKGLKESPIMPLCESELIATITDEARRQVGVIYEADIVEDSCQAKTCK; this is translated from the exons ATGCCTCTCCGATGGGGAATCTGCTCCGCTGGGAAGATCAGCCACGATTTCCTTGTGGCGTTGAAGACTTTGCCATCTGAGGATCACAAG GCAGTGGCGATTGCTTCTCGTAACCTCAAGAATGCTCAGGCCTACGCCAAACAACACAACATTCCCAAGGCCTATGGATCTTATGACGAACTGGCACAGGACCCTGACGTAG ATGTGGTCTACGTGGGAGTAATACACCCCGAGCATTGTGCTGTCACCATCCTTTTTCTCCGTGCAAAGAAGAATGTCTTGTGTGAAAAGCCCATGGCCATGAACGCAGCCCAAGTCCGAGAGATGATACGAGCAGCCAGGGACAATGACGTCTTTCTCATGGAG GGCTTCTGGACTCGATTCTTTCCTGTGTCTGATCAGATCCGCACCACGCTGCACCAGAAGGGTCTTGGGAACTTAAAGGTGCTCCGCGCCCAACTGGGCTTCCGGATGGATAAAACCCCCAGGTTGCTGGAAAAGAAACTGGGCGGAGGAGTCATTTTGGACTTGGGCTCCTACTGTGTCCAATTTGCATCTATGGTTTTTGGGGCTGAGAAGCCAGAGAGCATTGTCGCGTCAGGGTTGCTGCACGACACAG GAGTGGATGAAACTGTGGCCATTATCCTCAATTACTCAGGAAAACGGCAGGCTGTGCTGAATTGCACTATGATGATTGACCTACCAGGAGAGGCAATAATTGGGGGAACTGATGGCATAATCAAG ATCCCTGACCATATGAACAGTCCCACAGTCATGTTCCTAAAAGGGAACCGTTGGGAGTGGCCACTGCCGCCCTCCCCTGAACCACTGTTCTTCAAGCATGACATTGGATTGCGCTATGAAGCTGAGCACGTGCGACAGTGCCTTCTGAAAG GTTTGAAGGAAAGTCCCATCATGCCATTGTGCGAGAGTGAACTCATAGCTACCATCACGGATGAGGCAAGGCGGCAGGTGGGCGTGATCTATGAGGCAGACATAGTTGAAGACTCTTGCCAGGCTAAAACCTGCAAATAA
- the LOC136653447 gene encoding tubby protein homolog, protein MYRNLYRRLRPLPSSPPVIGTSFSSSNVSKEAATVRKQKLEFQRQIIEKKQRRKRQEPLMVQANLDSKLKGRCGRRKPEERTPLMESCSEHSLCNGTNNPFLVESVPEAHLGADMWGNSVQMNWTHNGQGESLATYSDFFDEAELEVAVLEETQPINKNESVPKNGWQAKQREGEVGKGLGRPKTQRRGPASKSKKEVLSPKQKVPSIIMDREGEIPRSDYSDFLQANQSKKKVIRRTALTDAIFYPIHLVVKNYLQKEVLEPAELKNAIGETCDVQMLHSDSESEGDSSQELTVPPSPTKKPRDRILLHRGSLTNGRRSLSEDEENEDEDEDEDFKEEEEEAQDILSSVMYIHEEADLSPSPSGEFSTPLTLKVDEIEAFVLKAAPPGSTIQCRITRDRKGMDKGIFPFYYLHLEMENGKKRFLMAGRKRKKSKTSNYLISLDPIDLSRDGDSFIGKVRSNVLGTKFTVFDNGINPDKKPFVPETAQLRQELVAICYETNILGFRGPRKMTVIIPGMNSDNERICIRPKNEHETLLTRYQNRNMQNLIKLQNKMPAWNEETQSYVLNFHGRVTQASVKNFQIISEDDSEYIVLQFGRVAPDVFTMDYRFPLCALQAFAICLSSFDGKLACE, encoded by the exons ATGTACCGGAATTTGTACCGCCGTCTCCGTCCCCTCCCCAGCTCACCTCCTGTCATTGGCACCTCTTTTTCTTCTAGCAACGTCAGCAAAGAAGCAGCAACTGTCCGGAAGCAGAAATTGGAATTTCAG CGCCAGATCATTGAAAAGAAGCAACGTCGTAAGCGCCAGGAGCCTCTCATGGTCCAGGCCAACCTGGACTCCAAGCTGAAGGGGCGCTGTGGGAGGCGCAAGCCTGAGGAACGCACCCCCCTCATGGAGTCCTGCAGTGAACACAGTCTGTGCAATG GTACAAACAACCCTTTCCTTGTGGAATCGGTCCCAGAGGCCCATCTTGGGGCTGACATGTGGGGCAACTCTGTGCAAATGAACTGGACCCACAACGGCCAAGGGGAAAGCCTGGCGACCTATTCAG ATTTCTTTGATGAGGCGGAGCTTGAAGTGGCTGTTTTGGAAGAAACCCAACCTATCAACAAGAATGAGTCGGTACCCAAGAATGGCTGGCAGGCCAAGCAGAGAGAAGGTGAGGTTGGGAAAGGGCTGG GGCGACCCAAAACCCAGCGACGTGGCCCAGCTTCCAAATCAAAGAAGGAGGTTTTATCCCCCAAACAGAAAGTCCCATCTATTATCATGGACAGGGAAGGTGAGATTCCAAGATCTGACT ACAGTGACTTCCTACAAGCAAACCAGAGCAAAAAGAAGGTGAT TCGCAGAACTGCTCTAACTGATGCTATATTTTATCCCATTCATTTAGTTGTCAAGAACTATCTCCAGAAAGAAGTCCTGGAGCCTGCAGAGCTAAAGAATGCTATTGGTGAAACATGTGATGTTCAGATGCTTCACAGTGACTCTGAAAGCGAAGGGGACTCATCCCAGGAACTCACAGTGCCACCTTCACCCACGAAGAAGCCCAGGGATAGGATACTACTACATAGAG GGTCTCTCACCAATGGAAGGAGAAGCCTAAGTGAGGATGAGGAGAATgaagatgaggatgaggatgaagacttcaaggaggaagaagaggaggcccAAGACATCCTCAGCAGTGTCATGTACATACACGAGGAGGCAGACTTGTCCCCT TCTCCAAGTGGGGAATTCAGCACTCCCCTGACCCTCAAAGTGGACGAGATAGAGGCGTTTGTCCTGAAAGCGGCTCCTCCGGGCAGCACGATTCAGTGTCGCATCACACGGGACCGGAAAGGGATGGACAAGGGCATCTTTCCCTTTTACTACCTCCATCttgaaatggaaaatggaaagaag CGTTTCCTCATGGCTGGGcggaagaggaaaaaaagcaagacTTCAAATTATCTCATTTCCCTGGACCCCATTGACCTCTCACGGGATGGAGACAGCTTCATTGGTAAAGTCAG ATCCAATGTACTGGGAACCAAGTTTACAGTGTTTGACAACGGGATCAACCCGGATAAAAAACCTTTTGTTCCAGAAACAGCCCAGCTGCGTCAAGAGCTGGTTGCCATTTGCTAT GAAACCAATATCTTGGGATTCAGAGGTCCACGGAAAATGACAGTAATAATCCCTGGCATGAACTCGGACAATGAGAGGATCTGCATCCGACCTAAAAAT GAACATGAGACCTTACTGACACGGTACCAGAACCGGAACATGCAGAATCTGATCAAACTCCAAAACAAGATGCCGGCCTGGAATGAGGAGACGCAGTCATACGTACTCAACTTCCACGGTCGCGTCACGCAGGCCTCTGTCAAGAATTTCCAAATCATCTCGGAAGATGACT CGGAGTATATTGTGTTACAGTTTGGTCGTGTGGCGCCAGACGTGTTCACCATGGATTACCGGTTTCCGCTCTGTGCGCTTCAAGCCTTTGCGATCTGCTTGTCCAGCTTTGATGGGAAACTTGCTTGCGAGTAG